In one Nicotiana sylvestris chromosome 8, ASM39365v2, whole genome shotgun sequence genomic region, the following are encoded:
- the LOC138874720 gene encoding uncharacterized protein, giving the protein MDHKSLQNFFKQKELNLHQRRWLELLKDYDVDILYHPGTANVVVDVLSRGSMGNLSYLQPEKRVIAHEVHQLSSLGVQLLDSCDIRITLQDTATSSLVTEVKECQYEDPVLVHYRDATLLKEKTPFEIIEDRVLKYQGRLCVPNIAGLRRQVIGQTHYSRYSIHPGATKMYHDIREVYLWD; this is encoded by the coding sequence atggatcataagagcctccagaacttcttcaagcaaaaggaattgaatctacatcaaaggagatggttggagctacttaaagactatgacgttgatattttataccatccggggacaGCGAACGTAGTAGTAGACGTCCTCAGCCGTGGATCTATGGGTAACCTGTCGTATTTACAACCAGAAAAGAGGgtaatagcccatgaggttcatcagctatctagtcttggagttcagttACTGGACTCATGTGACATtagaattactcttcaggatacagcaacatcctctttagtaactgaagtaaaggaatgccagtacgaggatcctgtgttagttcattatagggatgcCACCCTTCTGAAGGAgaaaacaccatttgaaattatagaagatAGAGTTCTCAAatatcaagggcgattatgtgtgcctaatattgCAGGGTTGCGCCGGCAGGTTATAGGACAAACTCACTATTCTCGCTACTCTATCCATCCAGgtgcaacaaagatgtatcatgatatcagggaagtatatttGTGGGACTGa